The Streptomyces avermitilis MA-4680 = NBRC 14893 genome contains a region encoding:
- a CDS encoding DUF6603 domain-containing protein: MTLPTLPPELVQLAVALGVLRREPGDGADPRLEVDQAFFADPGKQLSGVLSDPVRRAAALELAAALLGSAKNAALETEGAQPGRTWIPLPTGDGATAGRLYLVVDASGDTVALSLAGRATLRAAEVECAASVVVPMVATGPGGTRFLPGTADGDIRVAVSLRLPPAPGDFGLGGLRVGADVPTHALGRPRLRLSLTGLRLPGEPARDLDIDDGSLPGRLGELIPLLADLLTGLLRSRGTIDPASAGRLRLLLTLFGLGDTSVIPPLPLAELPGSGPLVFADWLRAVFLPKPGEPVPPPAARAWLETLGQLLGLRLSLPLRGEGTTASPYLLCLSPLPGVRVCVRLVAQAADDGLELRLGLSAAAEVSGAVSAHAAADLLALRLGGGADVLWLPEVRVHVEVSGAEGHLLRRPAPPQPVTLMVGTLSAGFSIGSDRAVRLLLEAADVVLDGHPYSRLDLSSVEALAAAAAQVGVDALHDALETLFSNDEDGGGRRATALLVLLALRKPALDWPVGLPPLTEIVGNPAYALLRYHSRVLADAPHRWGAIAAQLAVLVRAPAPTGEGSAVDPWVVSVGDVGLPARPALLLWQDDAEGAPRLTVGVRLVSAPLPISGGAVRLSAALDAVRLTLPAVDPPSAVALTAAELRLAWGEDLSFDAGPVQLKAGSLLLAAGWRQGAGWGARARVTGASVTVEGDEVALPDPLELATGVDPLLPGPGSALWPALTRLAGLALLRTTPREGLDPRSLLAALLGWLPARGRLRVPGEEDTGIDLAALIADWPPLPLAGLVTDPVETVRSWLGDVLAGSGGADRSVAAIALLRELFARGGPERIRQVAVAGDGTHERPWRLPLDDSGPELLIWLDPDGPGLDGLGEVLDALVPADLTAALDGSAPLPGVERLTAVLSGAARFDSDLAELLDERPDSAADLWALLNHAAGSDGLLPVSAQVLPGTTHPTVVLPRGHLCAPETFELSDHLPGADPTRTVYVSSDLPGIRPWPGQPGAAGAHLLDLRTPGLAAESFGLGGLAATGPWYVLLPPTEEATVRLRPAVAEFRRLAGAPVVLVAHSLAARAAVQVWSEGGLAQLVTLGGPLSDTARPGPLDGLEQPGVHDAFRLLQSLVGLLPAGSSTDGSPLAELVATWAAVTGDAPSGLRSVPFPVSAFTPVALPSAAPAPVLSVVTQFTREELHGALTALVAAVAAQVRRRLPGGGAVPGRSRATHLGLGLSFRSTAAAAEGIVCGSELRLDAWRVPLPAAQRSAPTVTPRLHVRLTLRRPGGWLLDGRPGAGARTGPQPRLRGADLLVGIGPRLDDASVSAVLHDAALDGVGHGRLAITPHTLDAAARRFLGLLADTLSPRPTAGPVRDLVDLLVQAGVAVLTAEERVELRPDTLERVIADPAGLIRTLLSDPAVRGTLRRLAGLPDGGAGLLSAGGLEVGVTPDCVITVSTPERGLPLAGIATVHGTLVVGPERAPALTLRVRSGQVEAAVLPEPDLPALARLVMLTTGGEAIRWGLQSLRDRGILLDPLLDVLGLLAHDPRRPDAPGSVRSPVPLITAPGRRLVEVLGADRPGEPFLLAPGHLARLIDAVAQLIGLPGGLTALSLPGGGSVSVAEDGTDLEVTLRLRDGSGPAALESAVHWRLRPGPTVTAWLTLSAEQSGPGGFGAGLELEVGPEVKVAARLTPRAGAPRLDIPLYPLTPGLGALAELGQQAAQYALPMLLDVLRDLADPADPGDPRLKQIAAALAGLLAALELTDADGAASIEQLKLLASAPADEFGARFRRHPSEVTAALKALARALIGDAAAQPPVLWRSPGGRVVVDLDAAPGGVPRLTVTADGLHPVPGTDAEVSFAATTAGPAPCHLSWSVVDPDALFPGPVDLMPFVRVTLGGVDDRVEAGLWLDPPGTTDREALVLRLPGSPTLVHRRGAADSAEVAAAVPKLIRRIAVPLAADLALTPAPVTDLLKAPVGNDSTVGKVLHSARILTGTGSPPGAPWRLADGLLDAPTPRVLSALAGFLTALAPRLGPVRLQLLEAEDGPGQRRYGLGLELVETPYPLLELGDVVVALSADGSWEPPAAGAGTAHVEVWLGSLPDTLPGPDPEFSPALRLRGLGLQVGGAKGPLLDQGLRIDALSLHGSYARDASGFQHAGARLELRGLAVPFGSAGGGTNPVAAKILQPEAAGGDATAAAPGFDPALVVWKQGQDPVALRLSAGAGSGPWWLSVEKQLGPLYLEQVGLSVAYDGDRLREVGVLVDGGVALGGLAVGVDDLALHVPWATPADPATWRLGLAGLAVSYSGPSVSVVGGLRRRERDGGVEYAGMLKVEAAGFGLTAVGAYGTYPVVGTAERYTSMFGIAAIAAPIGGPPAFFITGIGAGLGLNRGLVLPGKVTDVGEFPLVAAMDPSSQLVREPMKALDSMGRTFPPRRGAFWLAAGVRFTSFTVVESVAVLAVTFDHDVEVVLLGLCRMELPNPAKPIVSIELALRARFSAREAVLSVEAQLTDNSWLLNRDCRVSGGFAMVIWFRTGEFVLSLGGYHPRFAKPAHYPDVPRLGIHWRVSDAIAIKGESYFTLTSSCVMAGARVEAAFDGGFVQASFVAGVDALVSWDPFFYDVGVYVAVSARLEIDIRVWFVHVRITIGFSIAAQLTVQGPDVRGVAVLDLDVSKVEVAFGAVDAPGSPPPLGWAAFHDKYLVAGDPHGETMSLTVRAGGAARDPGGATGAPEDGSRERPLLLTSEFTLASTTRTASNRAGGEVLSGPALDLGPMRRVDVVSEHRVEMVRLDADGKPVGTPVDLASTAVRGNVPDGVWRWFDDVELDEGGVREAFTGLVLSAVTRLGGGLTTGSVDEVDPGPRRPLPLSDDRDPAGVRSAAMEAAVRWSRTQSGANTLDRATEFLVRGAGFAAFGRCLSGEPSRPSDFALALLPADRISPPRLARITEGLVTPARPPLPLTPRQAPQQPDPEPPRVAPPVLLASLRPPVGPVRRDGRTTVRVPRWPRRAAPTLAEAREQALPTAAQLFTRPALADRVGASGATARDRGRRFSRSGEEREVLRGLLSVDRSAPWLRSGERDIVDGGPVRLGAGQIQVWRLRRAAEDVRAERPRLAVTGDQRVRIVALDRAGAALVDSEVAGTAEVPVPRGTQLLALIGLGTTPTANRPRRAGLSGWHPGSFGAQVMPGTVLVPGARVSTAAPGSKRGLRPARVALVTGFDLVGRQGLTTTELPASTHSVVVVLSAAGPVKDTDGLLLGLDGAQRARGATEPTPPLAVEQGGQTVLLYPVTPQGGSPVSVTTGHDERWRPSGVLGSAQPAERVARAILRYGLPALTGDLAGEGSGRSAVTWIGDV; encoded by the coding sequence ATGACCCTCCCGACCCTGCCTCCGGAGCTGGTCCAACTCGCCGTCGCGCTCGGGGTTCTCAGGCGGGAGCCGGGGGACGGCGCGGATCCCCGGCTGGAGGTGGATCAGGCCTTCTTCGCGGATCCCGGCAAGCAGTTGTCCGGTGTGCTCAGCGATCCGGTACGGCGTGCGGCCGCGCTGGAGCTCGCCGCGGCGCTGCTGGGCAGCGCGAAGAACGCGGCCCTCGAAACGGAGGGCGCCCAGCCCGGCCGGACCTGGATCCCGCTGCCCACGGGCGACGGTGCCACGGCCGGACGTCTCTATCTGGTGGTGGACGCGTCCGGCGACACGGTGGCGCTGTCGCTGGCCGGCCGCGCCACGCTGCGGGCCGCCGAGGTGGAGTGCGCCGCCTCGGTCGTCGTACCGATGGTGGCGACCGGCCCCGGCGGTACGCGATTCCTGCCCGGTACCGCGGACGGTGACATCCGCGTCGCCGTCAGCCTGCGACTCCCCCCGGCACCCGGCGACTTCGGCCTGGGCGGCCTGCGCGTCGGGGCGGACGTCCCCACCCATGCCCTCGGCCGCCCCCGGCTGCGGCTGAGCCTGACCGGGCTGCGGCTCCCGGGCGAACCCGCCCGCGATCTGGACATCGACGACGGGTCACTCCCCGGCCGGCTGGGTGAGCTGATCCCGCTGCTCGCCGACCTGCTCACCGGCCTGCTCCGGTCGAGGGGGACGATCGATCCCGCCAGTGCCGGGCGGCTGCGGCTGCTGCTCACGCTGTTCGGGCTCGGCGACACCTCCGTCATTCCGCCGCTTCCGCTGGCCGAACTCCCGGGCTCCGGCCCCCTGGTGTTCGCCGACTGGCTGCGCGCGGTGTTCCTTCCCAAGCCCGGCGAACCGGTGCCGCCACCCGCGGCACGGGCGTGGCTGGAGACCCTCGGGCAGCTGCTCGGGCTCCGGCTGTCGCTCCCCCTGCGGGGCGAGGGGACCACGGCTTCGCCGTATCTGCTCTGCCTGAGCCCACTGCCCGGGGTACGGGTCTGTGTACGGCTCGTCGCCCAGGCGGCGGACGACGGGCTGGAGCTCAGGCTGGGCCTGTCGGCCGCGGCCGAGGTGTCCGGGGCGGTCTCCGCCCATGCCGCGGCCGATCTGCTGGCCCTGCGACTGGGCGGCGGGGCCGATGTGCTGTGGCTGCCCGAGGTACGCGTACATGTCGAGGTGTCCGGCGCCGAGGGACACCTGCTGCGCCGCCCGGCCCCGCCGCAGCCGGTCACCTTGATGGTGGGGACGCTGTCCGCCGGCTTCTCGATCGGCTCGGACCGTGCGGTGCGGCTCCTGCTGGAGGCGGCCGACGTCGTCCTCGACGGACATCCGTACTCACGTCTGGACCTGTCCAGCGTCGAGGCGCTGGCCGCGGCCGCCGCGCAGGTGGGCGTCGACGCCCTGCACGATGCGCTGGAGACACTGTTCTCAAACGACGAGGACGGCGGCGGACGGCGTGCCACGGCCCTGCTCGTCCTGCTGGCCCTGCGCAAACCGGCCCTCGACTGGCCGGTCGGCCTGCCGCCCCTCACCGAGATCGTCGGCAACCCTGCGTACGCGCTGCTGCGTTACCACTCCCGGGTCCTCGCCGACGCCCCGCACCGATGGGGCGCCATCGCCGCGCAGCTGGCCGTCCTGGTGCGGGCCCCCGCCCCGACCGGCGAGGGCAGCGCCGTAGACCCCTGGGTCGTCTCCGTGGGCGACGTGGGCCTGCCCGCCCGGCCGGCCCTCCTCCTGTGGCAGGACGACGCCGAAGGCGCACCCCGGCTGACCGTCGGAGTCCGGCTGGTTTCGGCTCCGCTGCCCATCAGCGGCGGGGCTGTGCGGCTGTCCGCCGCGCTGGACGCCGTACGGCTGACTCTGCCCGCTGTGGACCCGCCGTCCGCCGTCGCGCTGACCGCCGCGGAGCTGCGGCTGGCGTGGGGGGAGGATCTGTCGTTCGACGCCGGGCCCGTACAGCTGAAGGCGGGTTCGCTCCTCCTGGCCGCCGGGTGGCGGCAGGGGGCCGGATGGGGGGCCCGCGCGCGGGTCACCGGTGCTTCGGTCACGGTCGAGGGCGACGAGGTGGCCCTGCCGGATCCGCTCGAACTCGCCACAGGGGTAGACCCGTTGCTCCCAGGCCCCGGATCCGCGCTGTGGCCGGCGCTCACCCGCCTCGCCGGTCTCGCGCTGCTGCGTACGACACCCCGCGAGGGTCTCGACCCGCGGAGCCTGCTCGCCGCGCTGCTCGGCTGGCTGCCGGCGCGTGGACGGCTGCGGGTGCCGGGTGAGGAGGACACCGGCATCGACCTCGCCGCGCTGATCGCCGACTGGCCGCCACTGCCGCTGGCGGGCCTTGTCACCGATCCCGTGGAGACGGTCCGGTCCTGGCTCGGCGACGTTCTGGCGGGCAGTGGTGGGGCGGACCGCAGTGTGGCCGCCATCGCGTTGCTGCGTGAACTTTTCGCCCGCGGCGGGCCGGAGCGGATCAGGCAGGTGGCGGTCGCGGGCGACGGAACGCACGAGCGGCCCTGGCGGCTGCCCCTCGACGACTCGGGGCCCGAGCTGCTCATATGGCTCGATCCCGACGGGCCCGGTCTGGACGGTCTCGGCGAGGTGCTCGACGCGCTCGTCCCGGCCGATCTCACCGCCGCTCTGGACGGCTCGGCGCCGCTCCCCGGCGTCGAGCGGCTCACGGCGGTGCTCAGCGGTGCCGCGCGCTTCGACAGCGACCTGGCCGAACTCCTCGACGAGCGGCCGGACTCGGCAGCCGATCTGTGGGCGCTGCTGAACCATGCAGCGGGCAGCGACGGGCTGCTGCCCGTCTCGGCGCAGGTACTGCCGGGGACCACGCACCCCACCGTCGTTCTGCCGCGCGGTCACCTCTGCGCGCCGGAGACGTTCGAACTGAGCGACCATCTGCCCGGCGCGGACCCCACCCGCACGGTGTACGTCTCCAGCGACCTGCCCGGGATACGACCCTGGCCCGGTCAGCCGGGGGCGGCCGGGGCACACCTGCTCGATCTGCGGACACCCGGCCTGGCGGCCGAGTCGTTCGGTCTCGGCGGGCTGGCGGCGACCGGCCCGTGGTACGTACTGCTTCCGCCGACCGAGGAGGCAACGGTCCGTCTGCGCCCGGCCGTTGCCGAGTTCCGACGCCTGGCCGGCGCGCCGGTCGTGCTCGTGGCGCACTCGCTGGCCGCCCGGGCGGCGGTCCAGGTCTGGTCCGAGGGGGGCCTCGCGCAGCTCGTCACGCTGGGCGGGCCACTGTCCGACACCGCCCGGCCCGGGCCTCTCGACGGACTGGAACAGCCGGGCGTACACGATGCCTTCCGGCTGTTGCAGTCCCTGGTGGGCCTGCTGCCCGCGGGCAGCTCCACCGACGGCTCGCCGCTGGCGGAACTGGTGGCGACCTGGGCGGCCGTGACCGGTGACGCTCCCTCGGGCCTACGTTCCGTTCCGTTCCCGGTCTCGGCGTTCACACCCGTCGCTCTGCCGTCCGCGGCACCCGCTCCGGTGCTGAGCGTCGTCACCCAGTTCACCCGCGAAGAACTGCATGGCGCGCTCACCGCCCTGGTCGCCGCGGTGGCCGCCCAGGTCCGTCGCCGGCTGCCCGGCGGCGGGGCCGTGCCGGGCCGCTCCCGGGCCACCCACCTCGGTCTTGGACTGAGCTTCCGCAGCACGGCCGCTGCCGCCGAGGGCATCGTCTGCGGCAGTGAACTGCGCCTGGACGCATGGCGCGTCCCGCTGCCCGCCGCGCAGCGGTCGGCGCCGACGGTCACTCCCCGGCTCCACGTACGACTGACACTGCGGCGGCCCGGCGGCTGGCTCCTCGACGGCAGGCCGGGGGCCGGGGCGCGGACCGGGCCGCAACCGCGACTGCGCGGCGCGGATCTCCTGGTCGGTATCGGCCCCCGCCTCGACGACGCCTCCGTGTCGGCCGTGCTCCATGACGCGGCACTCGACGGAGTGGGCCACGGCCGGCTCGCGATCACCCCGCACACGCTGGACGCGGCGGCCCGTCGGTTCCTGGGGCTGCTGGCGGACACGTTGTCGCCCCGGCCGACGGCAGGGCCCGTGCGCGACCTGGTGGACCTCCTCGTGCAGGCGGGCGTGGCCGTCCTGACGGCCGAGGAGCGCGTGGAGCTCCGCCCGGACACCCTGGAGCGTGTCATCGCGGATCCGGCAGGGCTCATACGGACTCTCCTTTCGGACCCGGCTGTCCGTGGCACGCTGCGGCGGCTGGCCGGACTGCCGGACGGCGGTGCGGGGTTGCTGTCCGCCGGCGGACTGGAGGTCGGCGTCACCCCCGACTGTGTGATCACCGTCAGCACACCGGAGCGGGGTCTGCCGCTCGCCGGCATCGCCACCGTGCACGGCACGCTCGTCGTCGGCCCGGAGCGCGCCCCGGCCCTCACCCTCAGGGTGCGCTCCGGACAGGTGGAGGCCGCCGTGCTGCCGGAGCCCGATCTTCCGGCTCTGGCCCGATTGGTCATGCTCACCACGGGCGGCGAGGCGATCCGCTGGGGTCTGCAGTCCCTGCGCGACCGTGGCATCCTCCTCGACCCGCTGCTGGATGTTCTCGGCCTGCTGGCGCACGACCCGCGGCGCCCCGACGCCCCGGGATCGGTCCGCTCCCCCGTGCCTCTGATCACCGCGCCGGGGCGCCGGCTCGTGGAGGTTCTCGGCGCGGACCGGCCCGGCGAGCCCTTCCTGCTCGCACCCGGTCACCTCGCCCGGCTGATCGACGCGGTGGCCCAACTGATCGGCTTACCGGGCGGGTTGACTGCGCTGTCGCTGCCCGGGGGCGGTTCGGTCAGTGTCGCCGAGGACGGCACGGACCTGGAGGTCACGCTGCGGCTGCGGGACGGGTCCGGGCCCGCTGCGCTGGAGTCCGCCGTGCACTGGCGGCTGCGGCCCGGGCCGACCGTCACGGCGTGGCTGACGTTGTCCGCCGAGCAGTCCGGGCCGGGCGGGTTCGGCGCCGGTCTGGAGCTGGAGGTCGGCCCCGAGGTGAAGGTGGCCGCCCGGCTCACGCCGCGGGCCGGCGCGCCCCGGCTGGACATCCCGCTGTATCCGCTGACGCCGGGACTCGGCGCGCTCGCGGAGCTCGGTCAGCAAGCGGCGCAGTACGCCCTTCCGATGCTCCTGGACGTTTTGCGGGACCTGGCCGATCCGGCCGATCCCGGCGATCCGCGGCTCAAGCAGATCGCCGCGGCGCTCGCCGGGCTGCTGGCCGCGCTGGAGCTGACCGATGCCGACGGCGCGGCCTCGATCGAGCAGTTGAAGCTGCTGGCGTCCGCTCCCGCCGACGAGTTCGGTGCGCGGTTCCGCCGGCATCCGTCCGAGGTGACCGCCGCGCTGAAGGCGCTGGCGCGCGCCCTGATCGGGGACGCGGCCGCGCAGCCGCCCGTGCTCTGGCGCAGCCCCGGTGGCCGCGTCGTCGTCGACCTCGACGCGGCGCCCGGGGGCGTGCCGCGGCTCACCGTCACCGCGGACGGCCTGCATCCCGTTCCCGGCACGGACGCCGAGGTGTCGTTCGCCGCCACCACGGCCGGACCCGCCCCCTGTCACCTGTCGTGGTCCGTCGTCGATCCGGACGCGCTCTTTCCCGGCCCGGTCGACCTCATGCCGTTCGTGCGGGTCACGCTGGGCGGCGTCGACGACCGGGTGGAGGCGGGCCTGTGGCTCGATCCGCCCGGGACGACCGACCGGGAGGCCCTGGTCCTGCGGCTGCCGGGCAGTCCGACGCTCGTGCACCGCCGTGGAGCCGCCGACTCCGCCGAGGTCGCGGCGGCCGTGCCCAAGCTGATCCGCCGTATCGCCGTACCCCTCGCCGCCGACCTGGCACTCACTCCGGCCCCGGTCACGGACCTGCTGAAGGCGCCCGTGGGCAACGACAGCACTGTGGGGAAGGTCCTGCACTCCGCGCGGATCCTGACCGGGACCGGCAGCCCGCCCGGCGCACCGTGGCGGCTGGCCGACGGGCTGCTCGACGCGCCGACTCCGCGGGTGCTGAGCGCTCTGGCCGGCTTCCTCACCGCGCTCGCGCCACGGCTCGGACCGGTACGGCTGCAACTCCTCGAAGCCGAGGACGGGCCGGGGCAAAGGCGGTACGGGCTCGGTCTGGAGCTCGTCGAGACGCCCTACCCGCTCCTGGAGCTGGGCGATGTCGTCGTCGCGCTCTCGGCCGACGGTTCCTGGGAGCCACCGGCGGCCGGAGCGGGCACCGCTCACGTAGAGGTGTGGCTCGGCAGCCTGCCGGACACCCTGCCGGGCCCGGACCCGGAGTTCTCCCCCGCGCTGCGACTGCGGGGACTCGGGCTTCAAGTGGGCGGCGCGAAAGGCCCGTTGCTCGACCAGGGTCTGCGGATCGACGCGCTGTCGCTGCACGGCTCATACGCACGCGACGCGTCCGGCTTCCAACACGCCGGTGCACGGCTGGAGTTGCGGGGGCTGGCCGTGCCGTTCGGCTCGGCCGGAGGTGGCACGAACCCGGTCGCCGCGAAGATCCTGCAACCGGAAGCCGCGGGCGGTGACGCCACTGCGGCCGCGCCGGGCTTCGATCCCGCGCTGGTCGTGTGGAAGCAGGGCCAGGACCCGGTGGCGCTGCGGCTGAGCGCGGGCGCGGGGTCCGGTCCGTGGTGGCTGTCCGTGGAGAAGCAGCTCGGTCCGCTCTACCTCGAACAGGTCGGCCTCTCCGTGGCCTACGACGGTGACCGGCTGCGCGAGGTGGGTGTGCTCGTCGACGGCGGAGTGGCGCTCGGCGGACTGGCCGTCGGTGTCGACGACCTGGCGCTCCACGTCCCCTGGGCCACACCGGCCGATCCGGCGACCTGGCGTCTGGGCCTCGCCGGGCTGGCCGTCTCCTACAGCGGGCCGAGCGTCAGTGTGGTCGGCGGGCTGCGCAGGCGCGAGCGCGACGGCGGTGTGGAGTACGCGGGGATGCTCAAGGTCGAGGCGGCGGGCTTCGGCCTCACCGCCGTCGGCGCGTACGGCACGTACCCCGTCGTCGGCACCGCGGAGCGCTACACGTCGATGTTCGGCATCGCCGCGATCGCCGCGCCGATCGGTGGTCCGCCCGCCTTCTTCATCACGGGCATCGGTGCCGGACTCGGCCTCAACCGCGGACTGGTGTTGCCCGGCAAGGTGACCGACGTCGGAGAGTTCCCGCTCGTGGCGGCCATGGATCCGAGCAGCCAACTGGTCCGCGAGCCGATGAAGGCGCTGGACTCGATGGGCCGGACGTTCCCGCCGCGGCGCGGGGCGTTCTGGCTGGCCGCGGGTGTCCGGTTCACCAGCTTCACGGTCGTGGAGTCCGTGGCCGTGCTGGCCGTGACCTTCGACCACGACGTCGAGGTGGTCCTGCTCGGTCTGTGCCGGATGGAACTGCCCAACCCCGCGAAGCCCATCGTCTCCATCGAGCTGGCGCTGCGGGCGCGCTTCTCCGCGCGCGAGGCGGTCCTGTCCGTCGAGGCGCAGCTGACCGACAACTCGTGGCTGCTGAACCGCGACTGCCGGGTCAGCGGCGGGTTCGCCATGGTGATCTGGTTCCGCACCGGCGAGTTCGTCCTGTCCCTGGGCGGCTACCATCCGCGCTTCGCGAAACCGGCCCACTATCCCGACGTGCCCCGGCTGGGCATTCACTGGCGGGTCAGTGACGCCATCGCGATCAAGGGCGAGAGCTACTTCACGCTCACCTCCAGCTGCGTCATGGCAGGGGCCCGCGTGGAGGCCGCCTTCGACGGCGGGTTCGTCCAGGCGTCCTTCGTCGCGGGCGTGGACGCGCTGGTCTCCTGGGATCCCTTCTTCTACGACGTCGGGGTGTACGTCGCGGTCAGCGCCCGTCTGGAGATCGACATCCGGGTGTGGTTCGTGCACGTCCGGATCACGATCGGCTTCTCGATCGCGGCCCAACTGACCGTGCAGGGCCCGGACGTACGCGGAGTGGCCGTCCTGGATCTCGATGTGTCCAAGGTCGAGGTCGCCTTCGGCGCCGTCGACGCCCCGGGCTCTCCGCCGCCGCTGGGCTGGGCGGCGTTCCACGACAAGTACCTCGTCGCCGGTGACCCGCACGGCGAGACGATGAGCCTGACCGTACGGGCGGGGGGCGCCGCCCGCGATCCGGGCGGCGCGACGGGCGCACCCGAGGACGGCAGCCGGGAGCGGCCGCTGCTGCTCACCTCGGAGTTCACCCTCGCCTCCACCACGCGTACCGCGAGCAACCGGGCCGGCGGCGAGGTGCTGAGCGGTCCGGCGCTGGACCTCGGCCCGATGCGGCGAGTCGACGTGGTGTCCGAACACCGCGTGGAGATGGTCCGGCTGGACGCCGACGGCAAGCCGGTCGGCACCCCGGTCGACCTGGCGTCGACGGCGGTACGAGGCAATGTGCCCGACGGCGTGTGGCGCTGGTTCGACGACGTGGAGCTGGACGAGGGCGGCGTCCGCGAAGCGTTCACCGGCCTGGTTCTCAGCGCGGTCACCCGCCTGGGCGGCGGACTCACCACCGGCTCCGTCGATGAGGTCGACCCCGGTCCGCGACGGCCCCTGCCGCTGAGCGACGACCGCGACCCGGCGGGCGTCCGGTCCGCCGCCATGGAGGCCGCCGTGCGGTGGTCGCGCACTCAGTCCGGTGCGAACACGCTGGACCGGGCGACTGAGTTCCTCGTACGCGGTGCCGGGTTCGCGGCCTTCGGCCGGTGTCTGAGCGGCGAGCCGAGCAGGCCGAGCGACTTCGCCCTCGCGCTGCTGCCGGCCGACCGCATCTCGCCGCCCCGGCTGGCCAGGATCACCGAGGGCCTGGTGACGCCGGCCCGGCCGCCCCTGCCGCTCACCCCGCGGCAGGCGCCGCAGCAGCCGGATCCCGAGCCGCCGCGCGTCGCGCCTCCGGTGTTGCTCGCGTCCCTGCGGCCGCCGGTCGGCCCGGTCCGCCGCGACGGGCGGACCACCGTGCGCGTCCCGCGGTGGCCGCGCCGAGCCGCGCCCACCCTGGCCGAGGCCCGTGAGCAGGCGCTGCCCACGGCCGCCCAGCTCTTCACCCGGCCCGCGCTCGCGGACCGGGTCGGGGCCTCTGGGGCGACCGCACGGGACCGCGGGCGGCGTTTCTCCCGCAGTGGGGAGGAACGGGAGGTGCTGCGTGGCCTGTTGAGCGTCGACCGCTCGGCGCCGTGGCTGCGTTCGGGTGAGCGGGACATCGTGGACGGTGGTCCGGTGCGGCTCGGGGCGGGCCAGATCCAGGTGTGGCGGCTGCGGCGCGCCGCCGAGGACGTCCGGGCCGAACGGCCGCGGCTGGCCGTCACCGGCGATCAGCGGGTGCGGATCGTGGCGCTCGACCGGGCCGGGGCCGCGCTTGTCGACTCCGAGGTGGCGGGCACGGCGGAGGTCCCGGTTCCCCGGGGCACCCAACTCCTCGCCCTCATCGGCCTGGGCACGACGCCGACGGCGAACCGGCCCAGGCGCGCGGGCCTCTCCGGCTGGCACCCGGGGTCGTTCGGCGCACAGGTGATGCCGGGCACCGTCCTCGTGCCCGGCGCCCGGGTCAGCACCGCCGCCCCCGGCTCCAAGCGCGGACTGCGCCCGGCACGGGTCGCCCTCGTCACGGGCTTCGACCTGGTCGGACGGCAGGGGCTGACCACCACCGAACTGCCCGCCTCCACGCACTCGGTCGTCGTCGTGCTGTCCGCCGCGGGGCCGGTCAAGGACACCGACGGGCTGCTGCTGGGCCTCGACGGTGCCCAGCGGGCCCGCGGCGCCACGGAGCCGACGCCGCCCCTCGCGGTCGAGCAGGGCGGGCAGACCGTGCTGCTCTACCCGGTGACACCGCAGGGCGGATCCCCGGTGTCGGTCACGACCGGCCACGACGAACGGTGGCGTCCCTCAGGTGTGCTGGGCAGCGCGCAGCCGGCGGAGCGGGTGGCCCGCGCGATCCTCCGGTACGGCCTGCCCGCCCTCACCGGCGACCTGGCGGGCGAGGGCTCCGGCCGCTCGGCCGTGACGTGGATCGGAGACGTGTGA